One Onthophagus taurus isolate NC chromosome 11, IU_Otau_3.0, whole genome shotgun sequence genomic window carries:
- the LOC139432247 gene encoding tigger transposable element-derived protein 6-like: protein MPRKDLTLSSKIALLDKIKTLPVNISYRKIADITGVPRSTISRLLQQENQLREEWSVWEGRNGISKRKRDGKDPEVEEALDQWFSVVNKGNMNICGSVLKQKAEEIAKSLEHNEFKATNGWLSRWKARHNVSFKKEHNENVYNKATEQWKNTTIPTSLEKFCADDIYNADETSLYYRDIPDEYLNRTSLSNYKKATERITVLCCANMSGGDKRELLIVGKSTKPRCFQDLITEALPVEYHANKNAYITSEIFQNWLTRWDLELQYNQKKIILLLNNSVAHLHLDDLKNIKLEFLPPNTTTSGQPINIEITKNLKTLYHEKLVNYVQECIDENETNTKISLLQALHFIADCWRELNTNIIQNSFVTCGFKSLEILHPLKIEENQDDIKIESISTSDDNLQCFNEKAIDTANESIESKRLKINKADDAGDDFSCAPVTQQEAKKCIAKLQRYFLQDGNEDSPMSALTICADFVQLQSQENKK from the coding sequence ATGCCAAGGAAAGATTTAACACTTTCAAGTAAAATTGCTTTactcgataaaattaaaactttaccAGTTAACATAAGTTATCGAAAAATCGCTGATATTACGGGTGTACCAAGGTCTACCATATCACGTTTATTGCAACAAGAAAATCAACTGCGTGAGGAATGGTCGGTGTGGGAAGGACGAAACGGAATATCTAAAAGAAAGCGCGATGGAAAGGATCCAGAAGTAGAAGAAGCGCTGGATCAATGGTTTTCTGTAGTAAATAAAGGAAATATGAATATCTGCGGGTCAGTATTGAAACAAAAAGCGGAGGAGATTGCAAAAAGTTTGGAACATAATGAATTTAAAGCGACTAATGGTTGGTTATCTAGGTGGAAAGCCAGACATAATGTCagttttaaaaaagaacaCAATGAAAATGTCTATAATAAAGCTACAGAACAATGGAAAAACACGACAATTCCTACTTCGTTAGAAAAATTCTGCGCAGATGACATTTACAACGCTGACGAAACCAGTCTTTATTATCGTGATATTCCAGATGAATATCTAAATCGCACTTCActatcaaattataaaaaggcaACTGAACGAATCACTGTGCTATGCTGCGCAAATATGTCAGGAGGTGATAAAAGAGAATTACTTATTGTTGGAAAAAGTACTAAACCTCGATGCTTTCAGGACTTAATAACGGAGGCTTTACCAGTGGAGTACCACGCCAATAAAAACGCGTACATAACATccgaaatttttcaaaactggcTTACAAGGTGGGATCTAGAATTACAATATaaccaaaagaaaattatattacTTCTTAATAATAGTGTGGCACACCTTCACTTAGAtgacttaaaaaatataaagttaGAGTTTCTTCCTCCAAATACAACAACATCGGGACAACCAATAAATATCGAGATAaccaaaaacttaaaaacgtTGTATCATGAAAAACTCGTTAATTACGTGCAAGAATGTATCGatgaaaatgaaacaaatacaaaaatttcacttttGCAAGCATTACATTTTATCGCCGACTGTTGGCGGGAATTAAACACCAACATTATACAAAACAGCTTTGTTACATGCGGATTCAAATCATTGGAGATTTTACATCCTCTAAAAATTGAAGAGAATCaggatgatataaaaatagagTCAATATCTACGAGTGATGACAATTTACAATGCTTTAATGAGAAGGCCATAGACACTGCAAATGAATCTATTGAATCGAAACGCCTGAAGATTAACAAAGCCGATGATGCCGGTGATGATTTTTCATGTGCACCTGTGACTCAACAAGAAGCTAAAAAATGTATAGCGAAGTTACAACGTTATTTCCTTCAAGATGGAAATGAAGATAGCCCGATGTCTGCGTTGACCATATGTGCTGATTTTGTACAACTGCAAAgtcaagaaaataaaaagtaa